ATCCGCCGGAAATGTTCCGCCTGCTGATCGAAGGAGTGTTAAACGCCAGGCGTAAAAGGAGGGGTGCGATGAGAATCGGCAAGGCATTGGTAGTGATGTTGGTGTTGATCTTTTGCGCGGCGTCGGCGAATGCCGCGGGCTTCCGGCTGCCCGAGGCCGGGGCAAAGGCAATGGGAATGGGGTTCGCCTTCACAGCGCAGGCGGACGACCCGTCGGCGATATACTTCAACCCGGCGGGCATCATGCAGCTCGAGGGAACCAACGTGATGGTCGGCGCCACC
The window above is part of the Deltaproteobacteria bacterium genome. Proteins encoded here:
- a CDS encoding outer membrane protein transport protein, with protein sequence MRIGKALVVMLVLIFCAASANAAGFRLPEAGAKAMGMGFAFTAQADDPSAIYFNPAGIMQLEGTNVMVGAT